Proteins from a genomic interval of Cuculus canorus isolate bCucCan1 chromosome 17, bCucCan1.pri, whole genome shotgun sequence:
- the RASAL1 gene encoding rasGAP-activating-like protein 1: MAKATSLHCRVVEGKDLPAKDVSGSSDPYCMVKVDNEVVARTATVWKSLNPFWGEEYTLRLAHDFHNLDIYVLDEDTIGQDDVIGKVSLSRQQISAEPRGVDSWISLAPVDPNEEVQGEIHLELCIPEHPRVLRCRLIEARDLAPRDPSGTSDPFARVSCCGHTLETAVSRGAGIQGFRHLVSPPATTHPCPQQVIKRTRFPHWDEVLEFEVAEGKQGDAVLSVEVWDWDIVGKNDFLGRVEFPLDTIRATPSKGWFQLLPFPSATEAHGAQLGALRLAVRLVEDTVLPHLYYQPLIQLLAEPILCPAQPATGTALAILEEVTSGESRQDVATKLVKIFLAQGLAVPLLDYLTTRELARTTDPNTLFRSNSLASKSVEQFMKVVGLPYLHEVLKPVVNRIFEEKKYVELDPGKMELSRSRRISFKGSLSEAQVRESSLELLKGYLGDIVDAIVGSVEKCPLLMRVAFKQLRRRVEERFPSEQHEDVRYFSISGFVFLRFFAPAVLTPKLFSLREHHADPRTGRTLLLLAKALQSIGNLGLQLGQGKEPWMAPLHAVLVPSVARVKAFLDGLVTVESTEAAAAAGEGTVPPALFHPSATIKEGYLHTRVAGAPALLPRFKKKYFWLSTEALTYSKSPTWQVRSSIPVSQMRAVERVDEGTFQHPHVLQIVAQDGEGQLSTTYIQCKSAQELWQWLWALRQASSGNQAMLPTCHPGTFRAGRWTCCLQPDASAPGCSRTHRTVALGDWNDPLDPAAAAQTLYGHLRRAGARAAGAEGPEGCAESEPPCPGQADGSVAERLQAVLRDLDIAHDAFARRDGPPSPPPPPSASPAPPPGT; this comes from the exons gTCCGGCTCCAGTGATCCCTACTGCATGGTGAAGGTGGACAACGAGGTTGTGGCCAG GACAGCCACAGTGTGGAAGAGCCTGAATCCTTTTTGGGGTGAGGAATACACCCTGCGCTTGGCCCATGACTTCCACAACCTCGACATCTACGTGCTGGATGAAGACACCATTGG GCAGGACGATGTTATCGGCAAGGTCTCCCTCAGCCGCCAGCAGATCTCAGCAGAGCCGCGGG GTGTTGACAGCTGGATCAGCCTGGCGCCCGTGGACCCCAACGAGGAGGTGCAGGGTGAGATCCACCTGGAGCTGTGCATCCCTGAGCACCCGCGGGTGCTGCGCTGCCGCCTCATCGAGGCCAG GGACCTGGCACCCCGAGACCCCTCGGGCACCTCGGACCCCTTCGCCAGGGTGTCGTGCTGTGGGCACACCTTGGAGACAGCCGTGAGTCGGGGTGCTGGGATCCAGGGGTTCAGGCACCTGGTGTCCCCTCCTGCCACCACCCACCCCTGTCCCCAACAGGTGATTAAGAGAACCCGTTTTCCACACTGGGATGAGGTGCTGGAGTTCGAGGTGGCGGAGGGCAAGCAGGGGGACGCCGTGCTGAGCGTGGAGGTGTGGGACTGGGACATCGTGGGCAAGAATGACTTCTTGGGACGG GTCGAGTTCCCGCTGGACACCATCCGTGCAACCCCCTCCAAGGGCTGGTTCCAgctcctgcccttccccagcGCCACCGAAGCCCACGG GGCGCAGCTGGGTGCCCTGCGGCTGGCGGTGCGGCTGGTGGAGGACACAGTCCTGCCCCACCTCTACTACCAACCCCTCATCCAGCTCCTCGCAGAGCCCATCCTCTGCCCTGCccag CCTGCCACCGGCACAGCCCTGGCCATCCTGGAGGAGGTGACCTCAGGGGAGAGCAGGCAGGACGTGGCCACCAAGCTGGTGAAGATCTTCTTGGCGCAGGGGCTGGCTGTGCCCCTCCTGGACTATCTCACCACCCGCGAGCTGGCCAGGACCA CGGACCCCAACACCCTCTTCCGCTCCAACTCGCTGGCCTCCAAGTCGgtggagcagttcatgaag GTGGTGGGGTTGCCCTACCTGCATGAGGTCCTGAAGCCCGTGGTGAACCGCATCTTCGAGGAGAAGAAGTACGTGGAGTTGGACCCAGGCAAGATGGAGCTGAGCCGTAGCAG GAGGATCTCCTTCAAGGGGTCCCTGTCGGAGGCGCAGGTGCGGGAgagcagcctggagctgctgaaggGCTACCTGGGGGACATCGTCGATGCCATCGTGGGTTCAGTGGAGAAGTGTCCTCTCCTCATGAGAGTGGCCTTCAAGCAGCTCCGCAGGCGGGTGGAGGAGCGGTTCCCCTCAGAGCAGCACGAG GACGTGCGGTACTTCTCCATCAGTGGGTTTGTCTTCCTCCGCTTTTTTGCTCCCGCTGTCCTCACCCCGAAGCTCTTCAGCCTCCGGGAGCACCACGCTGACCCCCGCACTGGCCGCACGCTCCTGCTGCTCGCCAAG GCGCTGCAGAGCATCGGCAacctggggctgcagctggggcagGGCAAGGAGCCCTGGATGGCCCCGCTGCATGCTGTCCTGGTGCCCAGCGTCGCCCGCGTCAAAGCCTTCCTGGATGGCCTGGTCACGGTGGAGAGCACTGAGG cggcagcagcagcaggcgaGGGGACGGTGCCACCAGCGCtcttccacccctctgccaccATCAAGGAGGGGTACCTGCACACCCGCGTGGCGGGGGCGCCCGCCCTGCTGCCCCGCTTCAAGAAGAAGTACTTCTGGCTCAGCACCGAGGCTTTGACCTACTCCAAGTCACCCACGTGGCAG gTGCGCTCCTCCATCCCCGTGTCGCAGATGCGGGCAGTGGAGCGGGTGGATGAGGGCACCTTCCAGCACCCCCACGTCCTGCAGATCGTGGCGCAGGATGGCGAGGggcagctcagcaccacctACATCCAGTGCAAG AGCGCCCAGGAGCTGTGGCAGTGGCTGTGGGCGCTGCGCCAGGCCAGCAGCGGCAATCAGGCCAtgctgcccacttgccaccCGGGCACCTTCCGTGCCGGCCGCTggacctgctgcctgcagcccgACGCCAGCG CGCCGGGGTGCAGCCGGACACACCGCACCGTGGCACTGGGTGACTGGAATGACCCCCTGGACCCCGCAGCGGCGGCGCAGACCCTCTATGGGCATCTCCGGCGAGCAGGGGCTCG GGCAGCGGGCGCTGAGGGACCCGAGGGCTGCGCAGAGTCTGAGCCCCCCTGCCCGGGGCAGGCAG ACGGATCCGTGGCGGAGCGGCTGCAGGCCGTGCTGCGGGACCTGGACATCGCCCACGACGCCTTCGCCCGCCGTGACGGCCCCCCGAGCCCCCCTCCGCCCCCGAGCGCCTCCCCCGCCCCACCGCCCGGGACCTGA
- the DTX1 gene encoding E3 ubiquitin-protein ligase DTX1 → MARQGAGAMLASGGLGFPPQNLARVVVWEWLNEHGRWRPYSAAVCHHIENVLKEDARGSVVLGQVDVQLAPYVIDLQSMHQFRQDTGTMRPVRRNFYDPSSAPGKGIVWEWENDNNSWTPYDMDICITIQNAYEKQHPWLDLSSLGFCYLIYFSSMSQMNRQTQRKRRLRRRMDLAYPLTMGSIPKSQSWPVGTSTGMPCSCPQCLLVNSTRAASNAILASQRRKLYPGAVRQSSTFAGTTLWPTGTAAVMGGTAKGEGLQVPGGAFAPGQSVPGGMPLPGLNNLNRPGTQRAAGLGARATVPPGVPALPVKNLNGTGPVHPALAGMTGILMCAAGLPVCLTRAPKPILHPPPVSKSDIKPVPGVNGICRKTKKKHLKKSKAPEDVVRRYIQKVKNPPDEDCTICMERLVTSSGYEGVLSHRGIKPELVGKLGKCGHMYHLLCLLAMYNNGNKDGSLQCPTCKAIYGEKTGTQPPGKMEFHLIPHSLPGYSDSKTIRIVYDIPTGIQGPEHPNPGKKFTARGFPRHCYLPDNEKGRKVLKLLIVAWDRRLIFTIGTSNTTGESDTVVWNEIHHKTEFGSNLTGHGYPDPNYLDNVLAELLAQGVSEANLKD, encoded by the exons ATGGCGCGCCAGGGCGCGGGGGCCATGCTGGCCTCTGGTGGCCTGGgctttcccccccaaaacctggcCCGTGTGGTGGTGTGGGAGTGGCTGAACGAGCACGGACGCTGGCGGCCCTACTCGGCCGCTGTCTGCCACCACATTGAGAATGTGCTGAAGGAGGACGCCCGCGGCAGCGTGGTGCTGGGCCAGGTCGACGTCCAGCTGGCGCCCTACGTCATTGACCTCCAGTCCATGCACCAGTTCCGGCAGGACACGG GAACGATGCGTCCTGTACGGAGGAACTTCTACGACCCATCCTCAGCGCCGGGCAAAGGCATCGTGTGGGAGTGGGAGAACGACAACAACTCCTGGACGCCCTACGACATGGACATCTGCATCACCATCCAGAACGCCTATGAGAAGCAGCACCCCTGGCTGGACCTCTCCTCCCTGGGCTTCTGCTACCTCATCTACTTCAGCAGCATGTCCCAAATGAACCGGCAAACCCAACGCAAGCGCCGGCTCCGGCGTCGTATGGACCTGGCTTATCCCCTCACCATGGGCTCCATCCCCAAGTCGCAGTCGTGGCCGGTGGGCACCAGCACGGGgatgccctgctcctgcccgcAGTGCCTGCTGGTCAACAGCACCCGCGCCGCCTCCAACGCCATCCTGGCTTCCCAGCGCCGAAAGCTCTACCCGGGTGCCGTCCGCCAGAGCAGCACTTTCGCTGGGACAACGCTATGGCCAACGGGGACGGCAGCGGTGATGGGTGGCACGGCCAAGGGTGAAGGGCTGCAGGTGCCCGGCGGGGCGTTTGCCCCCGGCCAGAGCGTGCCCGGTGGGATGCCACTGCCCGGGCTCAACAACCTCAACCGGCCCGGAACGCAGCGGGCAGCTGGGCTGGGCGCCCGTGCCACCGTCCCCCCGGG GGTTCCAGCCCTGCCGGTGAAGAACCTGAACGGCACCGGCCCTGTCCATCCCGCCCTTGCAG GGATGACGGGCATCCTCATGTGCGCCGCCGGGCTGCCCGTCTGCCTGACCCGCGCCCCCAAACCCATCCTGCACCCGCCGCCCGTCAGCAAGAGTGACATCAAACCCGTGCCCGGGGTCAATGGCATctgcaggaaaaccaaaaagaagCATCTCAAAAAGA GTAAGGCCCCCGAGGATGTGGTGCGCCGCTACATCCAGAAGGTGAAGAACCCCCCGGATGAG GATTGCACCATCTGCATGGAGCGGCTGGTCACCTCCTCCGGCTACGAGGGTGTCCTCAGCCACAGGGGCATCAAGCCGGAGCTGGTGGGCAAGCTGGGCAAGTGTGGGCACATGTAccacctcctctgcctcctggcCATGTACAACAACGGCAACAAG GACGGCAGCCTGCAGTGCCCCACCTGTAAGGCCATTTATGGGGAGAAGACAGGCACGCAGCCCCCCGGGAAGATGGAATTTCACCTCATCCCCCACTCCCTCCCGGGTTACAGTGACTCCAAAACCATCCGGATTGTATATGACATCCCCACCGGCATCCAG GGCCCGGAGCATCCCAATCCCGGCAAGAAGTTCACGGCGCGTGGCTTTCCGCGGCACTGCTACCTGCCCGACAATGAGAAGGGCAGGAAG GTGTTGAAGCTGCTGATCGTGGCCTGGGACCGGCGGCTCATTTTCACCATCGGCACCTCCAACACCACGGGGGAGTCGGACACGGTGGTGTGGAACGAGATCCACCACAAGACCGAGTTTGGCTCCAACCTGACGGGCCACGGCTACCCCGATCCCAACTACCTGGACAACGTCCTGGCCGAACTGCTGGCCCAAGGCGTCTCCGAGGCCAACCTGAAGGACTGA